From Camelus dromedarius isolate mCamDro1 chromosome 12, mCamDro1.pat, whole genome shotgun sequence, the proteins below share one genomic window:
- the MS4A2 gene encoding high affinity immunoglobulin epsilon receptor subunit beta, with protein sequence MESSVNEEMDTGNRSRTDLALPDPHGPSSVPEIELPKVSLHENVLLEKPAPSPRRQTWLTFLKKELEFLGVTQILVGLICLYFGTIVYSVFDVSESGGDVFSSFKTGYPFWGAVFFAISGFLSFISENKRTTYLIRGSLGANTVSSVAGGTGIVILIINLKASSAYIHSCQENDQSSFCSEASFSTEIVAMILFLTILGFCSAVSVTAYRIGEVLEQSKIPEDGLYEEVNIYSPIYSELEDRRETTSPADS encoded by the exons ATGGAGAGCTCAGTGAATGAGGAAATGGACACGGGAAACAGGAGCAGAACAGACCTTGCTCTCCCAGATCCACACGGGCCCTCCAG CGTGCCTGAAATTGAACTTCCAAAAGTTTCTCTCCATGAGAACGTCTTACTGGAGAAGCCTGCCCCATCCCCACGACGCCAGACATGGCTAACTTTCTTGAAGAAGGAGCTGGAATTCCTGGGG GTGACACAAATTCTGGTTGGTTTGATATGCCTTTATTTTGGAACGATTGTCTACTCCGTGTTCGATGTTTCAGAATCTGGTGGAGACgttttttcatcatttaaaacagGCTACCCATTCTGGGGAGCAGTATTT TTtgctatttctggatttttgtcatttatatCTGAAAACAAACGTACAACATATCTG ATACGAGGAAGTCTGGGAGCAAACACTGTCAGCAGCGTAGCTGGGGGAACAGGAATCGTCATCCTGATCATCAACCTGAAAGCAAGCTCAGCTTATATCCACAGTTGCCAGGAAAATGATCAGAGTAGCTTCTGCTCTGAGGCTTCCTTTTCCACT GAAATTGTGGCGATGATCCTGTTTCTCACCATTCTGGGGTTCTGCAGTGCGGTGTCAGTCACGGCGTACAGGATCGGAGAAGTACTGGAGCAGAGTAAG aTTCCAGAAGATGGTCTTTATGAAGAAGTGAACATATATTCACCTATTTACAGTGAGTTGGAAGACAGAAGGGAGACAACTTCTCCCGCTGATTCATAA